In the Anaerobacillus sp. CMMVII genome, GGGAAAACAGTACATCTACAAGCCAGCCTCACTAGCTAGAAAGAGCTTATCTTTCAGTTTGTGGGCTTCTTTCTAATTCTTCATCAGGTTTGAAAAGGATGGAGATACAATATAAACCTGCAAGTCCGACTAATGCATAAATAAATCTTGAAAATCCAGCAGCTTGACCACCAAAGATGGCAGCAACTAAATCGAAGCGAAAGAACCCAATTAAGCCCCAATTAATCGCACCAATAATTGCAAGTACTAAAGCAAAGCGTTGAATTCCGCTCATTCCTCTCACCTCCTTAAACGGGGGATTCGTAAGTAATAGAAGAGCCTGCTCGTCAAAGTAGAGTGACAAGTCAAGTTTTCTTATCTATCCAATTAAAGAATAGTATAAGAAGCTAACCTTCTACTGTTAGAATGACAAAGTAAGTAGATATTTATACATTTTGGCAATTAAAAAGTAGAATTTAAAATGTAAAATGTAGAATTTTATAAAGATATGCTTTACTTTCACTTATTTCATCATTTAAAATTGCTTTTGCTTTACGAAAAGGCTGTTATCGTAAAGTTTGTTGCTTTCGTAAAAATCCCAAAATCCGGATTTTTACACATAAACACCAAGATATCACTATTTATTTAGTAAGCATTGCTCTTTTCTTACTTTTTCTACTAGGTAATTCTTCATCTAAGGGATTTTTCCAATTAATTTAGGTTAAAAAGAAACAATGTTTACGAAAAGAGCTTTACGAAAAAAAGGAAAATCGTACATAATAGGAAATGAAAGAAAGGATGGATGAGAGTATGGATAATTTTATTTTTCAAAATCCGACGAAGTTAATTTTCGGTCGAAATCAAGTCGAGCAGTTACAAAAAGAAGTGCCTCAGTATGGGACTCGAGTGCTACTTGTTTATGGTGGCGGGAGTATCAAACGGAATGGATTATATGACACCATCCTAGAGCAATTAACTCATTGTGGTGCAGAAGTCTTTGAGCTTGCGGGTGTGGAACCAAACCCACGACTTTCTACTGTACAAAAAGGGGTAGAAATCTGCAAAGCAGAAAACATTGAATTTATCTTAGCTGTCGGGGGCGGAAGTGTCCTCGATTGTACAAAAGCAATTGCAGCAGGTGCTCATTATGATGGAGATGCGTGGGACATTGTTACAAGAAAACACATCCCTACATCAGCACTGCCATTTGGTACGGTCTTAACTTTAGCGGCAACAGGTTCTGAAATGAACTCTGGATCGGTCATTACCAATTGGGAAACGAAAGAGAAATATGGCTGGGGAAGTCCACATGTTTATCCGAAATTCTCAATTTTAGATCCTGTAAACACGTTTAGTGTACCAAAGGATCACACGGTTTATGGAGTTGTCGATATGATGACCCATGTATTTGAACAATATTTTCATCCAACGTCAAATACACAACTTCAAGAAAGAATGTGCGAAGCAGTTCTCCTAACGGTCATTGAGGCTGCACCTAAACTGATAGAAGATCTTGAAAATTTTGAGCTTCGTGAAACAATCCTATATTCTGGGACGATTGCATTAAATGGATTTTTACAAATGGGAGCTAGAGGAGATTGGGCATCCCATAATATCGAACATTCTATTTCAGCAGTATACGACATTCCTCATGCGGGAGGTTTAGCAATTATCTATCCGCAATGG is a window encoding:
- a CDS encoding DUF378 domain-containing protein gives rise to the protein MSGIQRFALVLAIIGAINWGLIGFFRFDLVAAIFGGQAAGFSRFIYALVGLAGLYCISILFKPDEELERSPQTER
- a CDS encoding iron-containing alcohol dehydrogenase, whose product is MDNFIFQNPTKLIFGRNQVEQLQKEVPQYGTRVLLVYGGGSIKRNGLYDTILEQLTHCGAEVFELAGVEPNPRLSTVQKGVEICKAENIEFILAVGGGSVLDCTKAIAAGAHYDGDAWDIVTRKHIPTSALPFGTVLTLAATGSEMNSGSVITNWETKEKYGWGSPHVYPKFSILDPVNTFSVPKDHTVYGVVDMMTHVFEQYFHPTSNTQLQERMCEAVLLTVIEAAPKLIEDLENFELRETILYSGTIALNGFLQMGARGDWASHNIEHSISAVYDIPHAGGLAIIYPQWLRHVKETGLRKLNQLAVRVWNVDPTDKTELEVAEEGIQKLEQFWQSLGAPSHLKDYSIDNTNIELMADKAMVNGPFGNFKKLSKEDVVEILTKSL